The Oligoflexus sp. nucleotide sequence CAAGGATCAGTCGCCGGACGACCGTGACCACTGCATCAATGCCATCACCCGCAATGGTCAGTTGCTGCTGCAGCTTATTGATGACATTCTTGATCTTTCGAAAATTGAAGCCGACAAGATCGAGGTGGACCGTGCACCGATTTCCATGGCTGATCTTCTGCAGGATATCAAGGCCGTTCATGAGCATAAAGCCAGTGAAAAAGGCATTAGCCTGAAGATTGAAGCCGAGGGGCGTTTGCCGCGGGAAATCTCTAGCGATATTCTGCGTCTGAAGCAGATTCTCTATAATATAGTCGGCAACAGTCTGAAGTTTACCGATCGTGGTGAAATTCGCTTGCGGGTGGGATATGATCCCAGGCGCTATGATGGGCATCTGATTTTTCAGATCACCGACACGGGCTGCGGACTCTCGGATGCCGAAGCGGGACGTATTTTCCAACCCTTCATGCAGGCGGATGGATCCTCGACACGACGCTTCGGCGGCTCCGGGCTTGGCCTTATCATTTCGAAACGATTGGCGGCGCTCTTGGGCGGCGATGTCGTTCTGCTTGAAAGCCGACCGGGTTTGGGCTCCACATTCCAGGTCAGCTGTGATCCCGGGCCGATCCATGACTCGCAGTTGGTGGACGGGGATTACCTTCTGAAGAAGGAGCCTGGCAAAGCCGGTGGTTCCCTCGACGCAGGTTTGCGCCTGGATGATTTGCGGGTCCTTGTCGTCGATGATTCGCCCGATAACCGGAACCTTTTGAGCCGTATCATAGGACGCTTCGGAGCCATGGTGGATACGGCTTCTGATGGATCCGAAGCTGTGGCCAAGGCTTTGGCCGGCGATTTCGATGTCGTGCTGATGGATATTCAGATGCCGGGGACGGATGGCCTTGAAGCCACTGCTCAGCTGCGGAGTCAGGGTTATCGCAAGCCTATTCTGGCTCTGACGGCTCATGCCATGAAAGAGGAGCAGGGGCGCTGCCTGAATGCGGGATGCGATGCGCATCTCAGCAAACCCGTGAATTTCAAGAATCTGGTGATGAGTATTGCAGCCTATGCCGGTCGCGATGAGGTCCAGGCCTTAGGCTAAAGCTACTGGAAATACTCGATAATTTTTTTATCTGTAACCTGTCGATTGTCTCTCTCCCTGTTCGACTGTTTCATGAAAGTATTCCGAAAACGCAGTCACAGGGAGAACGTTCCATGCAGAAGATTACCCCATTCCTTTGGTTCAATAACAACGCCGAGGAAGCCATCACCTTCTATATGTCCATCTTCAAACACTCCAAAATTTTGGAATCATCCCGCTATGGCGAAGGGATGCCGTTTCCTGCCGGGACTTTGATGACAGCATCTTTCCAGCTGGAAAATCAGCAGTTTTTGGCCCTTAATGGTGGACCCATGTTTCAATTCACGGAAGCCATTTCCTTTCTGGTGGATGTCACGACTCAGGAGGAACTGGACTATTACTGGAGTCGTCTTCTTGAAGGCGGCTCCAAACAACAGTGTGGTTGGCTCAAGGATAAATATGGTCTTAGCTGGCAGATTATTCCTTCGATACTGGGCAAGCTGATGGGTGACAAGGACCCTGTCAAGGCGGGAAGGGTGATGCAGGCCATGCTGAAAATGGATAAGTTTATCATCAAGGATCTGCAGCGCGCTTATGAGGGCTGAGTTGGAATGGACCCCGCTGGCTTCCCTTGGGAATGGAGCGGGGCCCTCCCCTCATGCAAACAAACCATACTCATTATTTCGGCCTCGATCTCCGAATCGTAATCCATGGCTAAAGTGCGAAGCTTCGCCGATTTCCTGCACCGCAAGATGGCGTTCAAACCAGCGCGTGCTGAGGTTGGCGGCGCGTTCCAAAGCACCTTCCTCTTCAAACAGATGGCTGGCTTGTGGAACAACTTCGATCCGCACAAGCCCAGGACGCATCCTGGATCGCGCGCAGACATTCAGATCCATAATGGAAATATCCTGCCCGCCCATCAAAAGTAGGGTGGGAGCTGTGACCTTGCTCAGGGATTCTCCGGCCAGATCCGGCCGTCCGCTCAACGACACGATGGCTTTGATAGGGCGTCCGATGGTGGCGGCCGCTTTTAAAACCGCTCCTGTGCCTGTACTTGAGCCGAAAAATCCAAGAGGCTGATCATAGGTGGCCAGCTCATGCATGACCCAGTCGGTGGCCTGAATCAAACGCCGGGTCAGCAGTGGTGTATCAAAACGCAGATGTCGGCTTTTGAGTTCCGAAGCTTCCTCTTCGCGAGTCAGAAGATCAAAGCGGAGCGTGGTAAAACCAGCCTCGTAAAGCTTGTGCGCAATGAGATCATGCTGAGGGCTTTGGCCCGGATAGCCGGTCCCCTGCACAAGCATCACGATGCCTTTATTCTCGCCCTCAGGAAGCAGGAGCTTTCCCGCGAGCTCGACGGATCCAGCCGGAATGGAAACCTGATGAAAACCAGGCAAATGATCATCCCGTGAATACGAGTGAGACTCTGGGATTTTCCCCCAGCTTTCCGCCTTTTCCAGAAGATTGATCACTTCTTCATCCGTGGTTTGCGTGAAATCCTCATACCAAAGGCCCACTCCATAGAATGGTTCCGGCGTCATGAGGCAGATCATGGCGTCACCCAGTTTTTCCATGCTTTCAAAGGTTGAGACTGGTGCCACGGGCACGGCAATGACAATTTTCGCGGCTTTCAGCTTTTGCACAGCGCGAATGGCTGCGAGCATAGTGGAACCCGTGGCCAAACCGTCATCCACGAGGATGACCGTCTTCCCCTGAATTTGCAGGGGCGGACGGTTTCGACGATAGGTGGCTTCCCGTCGTGTCAGCTCCTGCTGCTCACGCTGGGTCACTTTCTCGACGGTACTTTCGGAAAGTTGCAGCGCGTCAATGATTTCCTTATTCAGAACGCGATCCCCGCCGCTGGATATCGCGCCCATCCCCAGCTCTTCGTGTCCTGGAACACCGAGTTTGCGAACCAGGAAAACATCGAGCGCGGCCTCAAGAGACTGAGCTATTTCAAAGGCCACTGGTACACCGCCCCGAGGCAGAGCCAGGACCAGCACATCAGGATTATTTTTGTAAGCCTGCAGTTTCGCGGCTAACAACTGTCCAGCTTCGGACCTGTTTTTAAACTGTTTCATATGGGTTCTCGATGAAGTAGAGTCGCATTAACTTTCCGGAACCTGCCTCACGTTGTCTCGCAGACATGACAGATCGAATCGTTTTCGCTACAGAATTCGCCTACAGGTCGTTGTTCGTAAGCAGGCTCTGACTTAAGATGAAGTCCATCCCTAATTAAACGGAGGCGAAAGCCCCTGAGTTTTACTCAGGCTCCACCTCATCCCGGTTGCTGGCATCCCGATGCACATGGCTGCGCTTGCCTCCCCGCTGCATGGGTTCATGGTTTTCATCCTGCCCATATCCGGATCCACCTGGCAGCTCACCACCGCCATGAATCTTGTTCACCGTGGCCCATGCTCTGCGCTCAGCTTCTTTTTCGGAATAGCCACGGGCTTCGTAGCTTTCCTCAATATGCTCGGCCTGCCGCTTCTGTTTCTTTGTGTATTTGGATTTGTCACCCGCTGGCATGATGTTTTCTCCTTGGTTTGACGTAGTACGTGAGAAGGGGCCAAGCGGTTAAATTGCAAATTCTGCTCCATTCATAAATCGAGTGGTACTGCGCCAAAGATGTCGATTTTTTAAGGGGATTTCAAGAGGGTTTTGGCATTCCATCAAAGCTGGAATGCCGGGATCGGATCGGGTCGGGTGACTTGAGCTGCCGCGTTCTGAGTGTCGGTTCTTGGAGGGATTTGTCAGTCTTCCTGCCCGACGGTGGTTTCCTAAGCTGACTTCACGGCCTTCTGATACCGGGCAATGGCCTGAGACGCGCGTTCGAAATCAGGTTTGCATTTCAAGGCCTGCTTATAGCAGTCGAGAGCCAGTTCATGCTGCTGAATCTTTGTATAGGCAAGGCCGAGGTTATAATAGATTGCATAGATATAAGGATTATTACGGACTGCTTCCAGGCACTTCGTATACATCTTGATCGCGCCCGGAACATCGTTATTCTGCGAGAGCTTCACACCTTCATTATTCAGGAATTGCACCAGCTCCGATTGGTCATGAGAATCCTGCAGCACATCACAGGCATCCAGGATCCGGCCTTCCTTGATAGCAATGGTGGCCATGATCTCGCCCGCTTTCTTGTTCTGCGTGTCGAGTCCATGGAGCTGAGTCATGGCCTGATTTGCAAGGTCCAGGTTTCCGCTTTCATAGTTGGACAGGCCCGCGTTCAGGAGCAGTTCGATATTCAAAGGATTCAGCTTCATCTGGTGGTTCAACATCTCAGCAGCCTTGGTGAAGTCCTTTTCCATGAGATAGGTCTTGCCGATCTTATGCGTGGCCGCTGCCGAGAGAGGATTAACCTTCAAGGCCGCATTGAAAAAGGGCCGTGCCTTGTCGGGATGCCCGATGCTCAGCTCGATCTCACCCAGGAGCAGAAGCAGCTTTTCATGATGGCCATGCGTCTTGAGCGCCTCAATCGCCATCTCCCGAGCCATGTCCGTCATGCCCGCTGCGAGTGACGCGAGGGCCGCACGGTAATCCTTTTCAAAGGGCGTGAGGTTGGATTCCTCAATGAAAAGGCTATTGAATTTCTTCTGGATCTTCTCGGGATGGAAAGGCTTGGGCAGGACGTATTTGATATTGAATTCCTGCAGGATCGGGAGGAAGAGCTCCGAGATTTCATCCACAAGGAGAAGGTGCGCTTCAGCTCCGTAGTTTCCGGTTGCCCGCAGCTTCTGGATCAGCGTGAGGCCGGTCATATCCGAGAGTTCATTATGGATGACGAAGATGGGGAATTGCTCGCGGATGCAGACCTCGTACGCGGCTTTTGCGCCTTCAAAGATCTGCAGGTTATGAAAGCCAATCGCGCGCATGACGCCGGCGAGGCTATCTCCTTCGCTCTTATCCTTGGCCACAATTGCGATTCGCGAACTCTTATTGATCGGCATAACTTCCGCCCTGCTTATAAACATGATAACGGCACAATCCAACTGCCTGAATACCATCGACAGGAATCGGAGACCTGTTAATCTCGCACTCTCAAGCTACCTTTTCCAATGAATATATTTTTCTGAAAAGAAGGGGGATTCATAAAAGCCTGGCTGGCAAATGACCCGGATGGAGTGTGGAATTCTTATGCTGCGTAAGGAATGGAATGCAAGAATAGGCCTTCAGCAGGCCTGTAAGAGACCTGCTGAAGCACCCAGGAATTAGCGGCTATAGGTCAGGCCGAACGCGATTTCGTTGGTCACGTCCGTGGCTGGACCGATCAGAGTCCCATAAGTCGCTTTACGAAGGGTCGCATCGTAGAGGCCTTCGGTGTTACGGGTCAGCGTCAGCTCAATCAGCTCGCCATCGGCAGGACGGAGGTCCACCGAACATTTGAGTTTCAAAAGAGCGCGGCCTTTTTTCGATTCCACGCAGCTCAGGCCTGTTCCCAGCTCTTCTGTTGTATCGGTGGAAGGAAAACCAAAGCCGGCTGTGACAACGCGCAGACTCGCGTTATAGGTGCCGAATTCGTCCTTCTGCACGGTAATGGTTTCAAAGTTTCCATCAACAGGACGGCGGTCCACGCTGAAGGAATAAACGCTGGGGAGACGCTTGCCCGCATGGCTCGAAAGTTCAGCGGCGTCAGGGTTTTGTCCACATGCCATAAGACCAGCAGCAAAAGCAAAGATGGCGAAATTTTTCATAAGACTCTCCATTATCCTGGATCAAAATGTGAGGTGCGCAAGGGGCTGTCCTTCACATGTCATCCCCTCACGCCGGCAACCATAGCCTGAATTTATGCGCCCCGTGGATTCAATTCCGCCGCCCCATTCATTTCCTGTTCACCTTCAGCGAACATAGGTAAATGTCATAATGACGTATTTGAACGTGCGTCGCTCCCTCTA carries:
- a CDS encoding response regulator encodes the protein MIKTKILLVDDRRENLVALENIIHRPDVDILKAQSAPDALALLLEHEFALALIDVQMPDMNGFELAQVMRSAARSRDIPIIFVTASESDNHHIFEGYENGAVDYLLKPLIAPIVRSKVAIFVELHQKNVALLQKLKEVETLREAAESASRAKSSFLANMSHEIRTPLGAVLGFAELLRIKDQSPDDRDHCINAITRNGQLLLQLIDDILDLSKIEADKIEVDRAPISMADLLQDIKAVHEHKASEKGISLKIEAEGRLPREISSDILRLKQILYNIVGNSLKFTDRGEIRLRVGYDPRRYDGHLIFQITDTGCGLSDAEAGRIFQPFMQADGSSTRRFGGSGLGLIISKRLAALLGGDVVLLESRPGLGSTFQVSCDPGPIHDSQLVDGDYLLKKEPGKAGGSLDAGLRLDDLRVLVVDDSPDNRNLLSRIIGRFGAMVDTASDGSEAVAKALAGDFDVVLMDIQMPGTDGLEATAQLRSQGYRKPILALTAHAMKEEQGRCLNAGCDAHLSKPVNFKNLVMSIAAYAGRDEVQALG
- a CDS encoding VOC family protein, yielding MQKITPFLWFNNNAEEAITFYMSIFKHSKILESSRYGEGMPFPAGTLMTASFQLENQQFLALNGGPMFQFTEAISFLVDVTTQEELDYYWSRLLEGGSKQQCGWLKDKYGLSWQIIPSILGKLMGDKDPVKAGRVMQAMLKMDKFIIKDLQRAYEG
- a CDS encoding phosphoribosyltransferase family protein; its protein translation is MKQFKNRSEAGQLLAAKLQAYKNNPDVLVLALPRGGVPVAFEIAQSLEAALDVFLVRKLGVPGHEELGMGAISSGGDRVLNKEIIDALQLSESTVEKVTQREQQELTRREATYRRNRPPLQIQGKTVILVDDGLATGSTMLAAIRAVQKLKAAKIVIAVPVAPVSTFESMEKLGDAMICLMTPEPFYGVGLWYEDFTQTTDEEVINLLEKAESWGKIPESHSYSRDDHLPGFHQVSIPAGSVELAGKLLLPEGENKGIVMLVQGTGYPGQSPQHDLIAHKLYEAGFTTLRFDLLTREEEASELKSRHLRFDTPLLTRRLIQATDWVMHELATYDQPLGFFGSSTGTGAVLKAAATIGRPIKAIVSLSGRPDLAGESLSKVTAPTLLLMGGQDISIMDLNVCARSRMRPGLVRIEVVPQASHLFEEEGALERAANLSTRWFERHLAVQEIGEASHFSHGLRFGDRGRNNEYGLFA
- a CDS encoding tetratricopeptide repeat protein codes for the protein MPINKSSRIAIVAKDKSEGDSLAGVMRAIGFHNLQIFEGAKAAYEVCIREQFPIFVIHNELSDMTGLTLIQKLRATGNYGAEAHLLLVDEISELFLPILQEFNIKYVLPKPFHPEKIQKKFNSLFIEESNLTPFEKDYRAALASLAAGMTDMAREMAIEALKTHGHHEKLLLLLGEIELSIGHPDKARPFFNAALKVNPLSAAATHKIGKTYLMEKDFTKAAEMLNHQMKLNPLNIELLLNAGLSNYESGNLDLANQAMTQLHGLDTQNKKAGEIMATIAIKEGRILDACDVLQDSHDQSELVQFLNNEGVKLSQNNDVPGAIKMYTKCLEAVRNNPYIYAIYYNLGLAYTKIQQHELALDCYKQALKCKPDFERASQAIARYQKAVKSA